The following coding sequences lie in one Kribbella sp. NBC_00709 genomic window:
- the cydB gene encoding cytochrome d ubiquinol oxidase subunit II encodes MGLTDVWFLLIAVLWTGYLVLEGFDFGVGMLLPVVAKDAVDRQVTLRTIGPVWDGNEVWLLVAGGATFAAFPFWYASLFSGFYLALLVILVALIVRGMALEYRNKLHDAAWHRRWDLAIVIGSAVPALLWGVALANIVRGVPLNANHDFTGNFFTLLNPYALLGGLTTLVLFALHGAIFLALKTHGPVRDRARALVLPVGAAAVVLAAAFLIWTQSFDGSWITWALALLAAVCLVAGILASRAGRDGLGFLGTAATIVLAAATLFVTLYPNVLPSTTDPAFSLTTTNAASTPYTLKIMTWVAVIFTPIVLLYQGYTYWIFRKRLTRDDIPQVKVA; translated from the coding sequence ATGGGACTCACTGACGTCTGGTTCCTGCTCATCGCCGTCCTCTGGACCGGCTATCTGGTGCTCGAAGGCTTCGACTTCGGCGTCGGCATGCTGCTGCCCGTGGTCGCCAAGGACGCGGTCGACCGTCAGGTCACCCTGCGCACCATCGGACCGGTCTGGGACGGCAACGAGGTGTGGCTGCTGGTCGCCGGCGGCGCCACCTTCGCCGCGTTCCCGTTCTGGTACGCCAGCCTCTTCTCCGGCTTCTACCTCGCCCTGCTGGTGATCCTGGTCGCCCTGATCGTGCGCGGCATGGCGCTGGAGTACCGCAACAAGCTCCATGACGCGGCGTGGCACCGGCGATGGGATCTCGCGATCGTGATCGGCAGCGCCGTACCGGCTCTGCTCTGGGGTGTGGCGCTGGCCAACATCGTGCGCGGTGTGCCGTTGAACGCCAACCACGACTTCACCGGCAACTTCTTCACGCTGCTCAATCCGTACGCGTTGCTCGGCGGACTGACCACGCTGGTGCTCTTCGCCCTCCACGGTGCGATCTTCCTCGCCCTCAAGACACACGGACCGGTACGTGATCGGGCGCGCGCACTGGTTCTCCCGGTAGGAGCCGCGGCCGTCGTACTGGCGGCAGCCTTCCTGATCTGGACCCAGTCGTTCGACGGTTCCTGGATCACCTGGGCGCTGGCCCTCCTCGCGGCGGTGTGCCTCGTCGCCGGAATCCTCGCCTCGCGGGCCGGCCGCGACGGGCTCGGCTTCCTCGGTACGGCGGCCACCATCGTGCTCGCGGCAGCGACCCTGTTCGTGACGCTGTACCCCAACGTCCTGCCGTCGACGACCGACCCGGCGTTCAGCCTGACCACGACGAACGCCGCGTCGACGCCGTACACGCTGAAGATCATGACGTGGGTGGCGGTCATCTTCACGCCGATCGTCCTGCTCTACCAGGGCTACACCTACTGGATCTTCCGCAAACGGCTCACTCGGGACGACATCCCGCAGGTCAAGGTCGCCTGA
- the cydD gene encoding thiol reductant ABC exporter subunit CydD yields the protein MPAVDRRLLRHTRSTRVFLVLSAVIGTAQAVLILVQAWLLAGIIADAFLGGFGLDRLRAPVTALAATLLGRAALSWIAEVVAQRCSAAVKSELRMRFLDKIVALGPRWLTGERSGELTALATRGIDALDEYFSRYLPQLVLVGIVPLVVAARMLTADWLSAVIVVVTLPLIPIFMVLVGLTTKAATARQWETLQTLAHHFLDVLAGIGTLKVFGRSRAQVETIRRLADRQRRTTLATLRIAFLSSLVLELVATLSVALVAVSVGLRLVDGRLDLKTALLVLILAPEAYLPLRLLGTHYHASAEGLAAADELFEVIEQTTPEPGHEIADPTAAIVLQDITVNSREARAIEDLSIVIPAGQVTGIVGPSGGGKSTVLGLLLGTIRPDSGRLFAGGIDLAKADLEQWRRNVAWMGQDPVLFAGTVADNIKLGTAASADHLAVRRAARAARVDVPLELVLGERGDGVSAGQRRRIALARAIHRDAPLLLLDEPTESVDPETEQALLESLPEAFAGRTVVLVTHRPALLELCDTVIHLDRTAVPA from the coding sequence ATGCCGGCTGTCGACCGCCGCCTGCTCCGCCACACCCGCAGCACCAGGGTCTTCCTGGTGCTGTCGGCTGTGATCGGTACCGCACAGGCTGTCCTGATCCTGGTCCAGGCCTGGTTGCTGGCCGGGATCATCGCCGACGCCTTCCTCGGCGGCTTCGGACTCGATCGACTCCGCGCTCCGGTGACGGCGCTCGCCGCCACGTTGCTCGGGCGGGCCGCGCTCTCCTGGATCGCCGAGGTTGTCGCGCAGCGGTGCTCCGCCGCGGTCAAGTCCGAACTGCGGATGCGCTTCCTCGACAAGATCGTTGCCCTAGGCCCGCGATGGCTGACCGGCGAACGCAGCGGCGAGCTCACCGCCCTGGCGACCCGCGGGATCGATGCGCTCGACGAGTACTTCTCCCGGTACCTTCCGCAACTCGTGCTCGTCGGCATCGTCCCGCTCGTGGTCGCGGCCCGGATGCTGACCGCGGATTGGCTGAGTGCCGTGATCGTCGTGGTCACGCTTCCGCTGATCCCGATCTTCATGGTCCTCGTCGGCCTCACGACCAAGGCGGCGACCGCTCGCCAATGGGAGACCCTGCAGACGCTCGCCCATCACTTCCTGGACGTGCTGGCGGGGATCGGGACCCTCAAGGTCTTCGGCCGCTCCCGCGCCCAGGTCGAGACGATCCGCCGCCTCGCTGACCGCCAGCGGCGTACGACGCTTGCCACGCTGCGGATCGCCTTCCTGTCGTCGCTCGTCCTTGAACTCGTAGCAACACTCTCCGTCGCGCTGGTCGCGGTGTCCGTCGGTCTTCGGCTGGTCGACGGCCGGCTGGACCTGAAGACCGCGTTGCTGGTCCTGATCCTGGCGCCGGAGGCCTACCTGCCGCTGCGGCTCCTGGGCACGCATTACCACGCCAGCGCCGAAGGACTGGCCGCGGCCGACGAACTGTTCGAAGTCATCGAGCAGACCACTCCAGAACCCGGCCACGAGATCGCCGACCCGACCGCCGCGATCGTTCTCCAGGACATCACCGTGAACAGCCGGGAGGCGAGAGCGATCGAAGACCTGTCGATCGTGATCCCAGCAGGTCAGGTGACGGGCATCGTTGGTCCGAGCGGTGGTGGGAAGTCCACGGTGCTCGGTCTGCTGCTCGGCACGATCCGCCCGGACAGTGGTCGACTCTTTGCTGGAGGCATCGATCTGGCGAAGGCCGACTTGGAGCAATGGCGGCGCAACGTCGCCTGGATGGGCCAGGACCCGGTCCTGTTCGCCGGCACCGTCGCGGACAACATCAAGCTCGGCACGGCCGCATCCGCCGATCACCTCGCCGTACGACGGGCGGCCCGCGCCGCGCGCGTCGACGTACCGCTTGAGCTTGTGCTCGGTGAGCGGGGTGACGGTGTGTCGGCCGGGCAGCGTCGCCGGATCGCGCTCGCCCGGGCGATCCACCGCGACGCTCCCCTGCTGCTCCTCGATGAGCCGACCGAGAGCGTCGACCCGGAAACGGAGCAGGCGCTGCTCGAGTCGCTCCCGGAAGCGTTCGCCGGCCGCACCGTCGTACTCGTCACGCACCGTCCGGCGTTGCTCGAACTGTGCGACACCGTCATCCATCTCGACCGTACGGCGGTGCCGGCATGA
- the cydC gene encoding thiol reductant ABC exporter subunit CydC has protein sequence MTIRWLVDLVRPELKRLAAAALLGVLAMVCSIGLLATSAWLISRAAEHPPVLYLSVAIVAVRAFGVGRGVLRYAERLVGHDAAFRVLGRTRIQAWLDLDRAAPAGLGGTRTGDLLTRVTRDVDAIQDLLVRAVLPIAVSLLTGLITVAVLTALLPAAGAVLLIGLATAGLAAPVVSLSLSAKADRRFAPVRSELATDVHDLLTGLADLTAYGGTGERLQRLGTQDTRLTAILKRSASAAGVGAAVTNAALALTVIGEVLVGVPAVRDGRLAGVVLAVLVLTPLAAFELITPLPAAARHLVRGWSAADRLRALTNLPDPSVAWGTKSADSGTLSAQHLTIRWPGAATPALTGFDLDLRPGQRVGLIGPSGSGKSTLAAALMGFLAPDAGSVTLAGTDLTAIDETSYRQVVVLCGQDDHVFDGTVRDNLLIGRPDATDRELLEALDRVRLGDWVRRQPAGLGTPVGERGARISGGERQRLTLARALLADPAVLVLDEPTAHLDGPTADDLIHDITDATEGRTTLLITHRYRDLEAVDQVVDLSSGAGEPRRTYA, from the coding sequence ATGACGATCCGCTGGCTGGTGGACCTGGTTCGTCCAGAGCTCAAGCGCCTGGCCGCCGCGGCACTCCTTGGCGTCCTGGCGATGGTCTGCTCGATCGGCCTGCTGGCAACCTCGGCCTGGCTGATCTCGCGGGCCGCCGAGCACCCGCCCGTCCTGTACCTCAGCGTGGCGATCGTCGCGGTCCGTGCCTTCGGCGTCGGCCGCGGCGTACTCCGGTACGCCGAACGGCTCGTCGGTCACGACGCCGCGTTCCGGGTCCTCGGCCGGACTCGCATCCAGGCCTGGCTCGATCTCGATCGGGCCGCACCCGCCGGACTCGGCGGAACCCGTACCGGCGATCTGCTCACCCGCGTGACGCGCGACGTCGACGCGATCCAGGACCTTCTCGTGCGCGCCGTACTCCCGATCGCGGTCAGCCTGCTGACCGGGCTCATCACCGTAGCCGTACTGACTGCCCTCCTACCGGCCGCGGGCGCCGTCCTGCTGATCGGTCTGGCCACAGCAGGCCTGGCCGCACCGGTGGTCTCACTCAGTCTGTCTGCCAAAGCCGACCGCCGCTTCGCACCAGTCAGATCAGAGCTCGCCACCGATGTCCACGACCTCCTCACCGGCCTGGCAGACCTGACCGCGTACGGCGGAACCGGCGAGCGACTGCAACGGCTCGGAACTCAAGACACGCGACTGACCGCGATCCTCAAGCGGTCGGCGTCGGCCGCCGGAGTCGGCGCGGCCGTGACCAACGCGGCGCTCGCCCTCACGGTGATCGGCGAGGTCCTGGTCGGGGTCCCTGCGGTCCGGGACGGACGGCTCGCCGGTGTCGTCCTGGCTGTGCTGGTACTCACGCCGCTGGCCGCCTTCGAACTGATCACGCCCCTTCCTGCAGCAGCCCGTCATCTGGTCCGTGGCTGGTCAGCTGCCGACAGGCTGCGCGCCCTGACGAATCTCCCGGACCCTTCAGTTGCCTGGGGCACCAAATCCGCCGACTCGGGCACTCTGTCCGCGCAGCATCTCACCATCCGCTGGCCCGGCGCTGCCACGCCGGCGCTGACAGGGTTCGATCTGGATCTGCGACCGGGGCAACGGGTCGGGCTGATCGGACCGAGCGGATCCGGGAAGAGCACGCTGGCCGCGGCGCTGATGGGATTCCTCGCACCCGACGCCGGCAGCGTCACGCTCGCCGGGACCGATCTGACCGCGATCGACGAGACGTCGTACCGGCAGGTCGTCGTGCTCTGCGGGCAGGACGACCACGTCTTCGACGGCACCGTCCGCGACAACCTGCTGATCGGCAGACCCGACGCCACCGACCGCGAGCTCCTCGAGGCACTCGACCGGGTTCGGCTCGGAGACTGGGTACGGCGGCAACCCGCCGGACTGGGCACCCCGGTCGGCGAACGTGGCGCCCGCATCTCCGGCGGCGAGCGTCAGCGCCTGACGCTGGCCCGGGCGCTGCTTGCGGATCCCGCCGTACTCGTCCTCGACGAACCCACCGCCCACCTCGACGGCCCGACCGCCGACGACCTGATCCACGACATCACCGACGCAACCGAGGGGCGTACGACGCTCCTGATCACCCACCGCTACCGCGATCTCGAGGCCGTCGACCAGGTCGTCGATCTCTCCAGCGGAGCGGGCGAACCGAGGAGAACCTATGCATGA
- a CDS encoding phosphoketolase family protein, with protein sequence MHELTGKPLSDEEVADLDAYWRATNFLAAGQIYLLANPLLTEPLRVEHIKPRLLGHWGTTPGLNMLYTHLNRVIRRRNLSMMYIIGPGHGGPAIAANTWLEGSYSDTYPDVSRDAPGMARLFRQFSFPGGIPSHVAPELPGSIHEGGELGYSLSHAYGAALDNPDLVVACVIGDGEAETGPLAASWHSNKFLDPRTDGAVLPILHLNGYKIANPAVLARIGDDELTWLFEGYGYRPYLVEGNEPDHVHQALALTLDQVLDDITAIQTEARAHPDAPRRPWPMIVLRTPKGWTGPREVDGVPVEGTWRSHQVPLAGVRTSPEHLRMLEDWLRSYRPEELFDSEGRPVERLLRQVPAAERRMGSSPHSNGGLLRRDLDLPALTEYAVPVQSAGETEHEPTRVLGYYLRDVMRASLPYRNFRVFGPDETASNRLDALYDVTGKAWNAEVLPTDEHLAVDGRVMEILSEHTCQGWLEGYLLTGRHGWFSCYEAFVHIVDSMVNQHAKWLKVTRALPWRRPIPSLNYLLTSHVWRQDHNGFSHQDPGFIDHVVNKKAEVIRVYLLPDTNTLLATADHCLRSQDYINVIVAGKQPQADWLGPEAAALHCARGAGVWEFASNDEGEPDVVMACAGDVPTLETLAAVSLLHEHLPSLKIRVVNVVDLMRLQPATEHPHGLPDADFDALFTTDKPVIFAYHGYPWLIHRLTYRRANHENLHVRGYKEEGTTTTPFDMVVRNDLDRFHLALDVIDRVPGLGQRAADVRQWLIDQRARHHAYILEHGEDLPEIRNWHWRRRPA encoded by the coding sequence ATGCATGAGCTGACCGGTAAGCCGTTGTCCGACGAGGAGGTCGCTGACCTCGACGCGTACTGGCGCGCGACCAACTTCCTCGCCGCCGGGCAGATCTACCTGCTCGCCAATCCGCTCCTGACCGAACCACTCCGCGTAGAGCACATCAAGCCGCGTCTTCTCGGCCACTGGGGTACAACCCCCGGCCTGAACATGCTCTACACCCATCTCAACCGGGTGATCCGCCGCCGGAACCTCTCGATGATGTACATCATCGGCCCCGGTCACGGCGGCCCGGCGATCGCGGCCAACACCTGGCTCGAAGGCAGCTACAGCGACACGTATCCAGATGTCTCCCGGGACGCGCCCGGCATGGCCCGGCTGTTCCGCCAGTTCTCCTTCCCCGGCGGCATCCCGAGCCATGTGGCCCCCGAACTGCCGGGATCGATCCACGAGGGCGGCGAGCTCGGGTACTCGCTCAGTCACGCGTACGGCGCCGCGCTGGACAACCCCGACCTCGTCGTCGCCTGTGTGATCGGCGACGGCGAGGCGGAGACCGGTCCGCTGGCGGCCTCATGGCACTCGAACAAGTTCCTCGATCCCCGCACCGACGGCGCCGTACTCCCGATCCTGCACCTCAACGGATACAAGATCGCCAACCCCGCGGTGCTCGCCCGGATCGGCGACGACGAACTGACGTGGCTGTTCGAGGGGTACGGCTACCGGCCGTACCTTGTCGAGGGCAACGAACCCGACCACGTCCACCAGGCCCTCGCGCTCACGCTCGACCAGGTCCTCGACGACATCACCGCGATCCAGACCGAGGCACGGGCCCACCCGGACGCACCGCGCCGCCCCTGGCCGATGATCGTGCTGCGTACGCCGAAGGGCTGGACCGGTCCGCGCGAGGTCGACGGCGTACCGGTGGAAGGGACCTGGCGGTCGCACCAGGTGCCGTTGGCCGGTGTACGCACCTCGCCCGAGCACCTGCGCATGCTCGAGGACTGGCTGCGGAGCTACCGCCCGGAGGAGCTGTTCGACTCCGAGGGCCGGCCCGTGGAGCGACTGCTGCGACAAGTTCCGGCCGCCGAGCGGCGCATGGGTTCGAGTCCGCACAGCAACGGTGGACTGCTCCGGCGTGACCTCGATCTGCCGGCGCTGACGGAGTACGCCGTGCCTGTGCAGAGTGCTGGTGAGACCGAGCACGAGCCGACCCGGGTCCTCGGCTACTACCTCCGCGACGTCATGCGCGCCAGCCTGCCGTACCGGAATTTCCGGGTCTTCGGTCCGGACGAGACCGCGTCCAACCGGCTGGACGCCCTGTACGACGTGACCGGCAAAGCGTGGAACGCCGAGGTACTGCCGACCGACGAGCATCTCGCGGTCGACGGACGGGTGATGGAGATCCTCAGCGAGCACACCTGTCAGGGCTGGCTGGAGGGCTACCTGCTGACCGGCAGACACGGCTGGTTCTCCTGCTACGAGGCGTTCGTGCACATCGTCGACTCGATGGTCAACCAGCACGCGAAGTGGCTCAAGGTGACCCGCGCGCTCCCCTGGCGCCGGCCGATCCCGTCGCTGAACTACCTGCTCACCTCGCACGTGTGGCGGCAGGACCACAACGGCTTCTCGCACCAGGACCCGGGCTTCATCGACCACGTCGTGAACAAGAAGGCAGAGGTCATCCGCGTCTACCTGCTGCCGGACACCAACACGCTGCTCGCGACCGCTGACCACTGTCTGCGGAGCCAGGACTACATCAACGTCATCGTGGCAGGGAAGCAGCCGCAGGCCGACTGGCTCGGCCCGGAGGCGGCCGCGCTGCACTGCGCACGCGGCGCCGGCGTCTGGGAGTTCGCGAGCAACGACGAGGGCGAGCCCGATGTGGTGATGGCCTGCGCGGGCGACGTACCGACCCTGGAGACACTGGCCGCGGTGAGTCTGCTGCACGAGCACCTGCCGTCGTTGAAGATCCGGGTCGTCAACGTGGTCGACCTGATGCGCCTGCAGCCGGCCACCGAGCACCCGCACGGGCTGCCCGACGCCGACTTCGACGCGTTGTTCACGACGGACAAGCCGGTGATCTTCGCGTACCACGGTTATCCGTGGCTGATCCACCGGCTGACGTACCGGCGGGCGAACCACGAGAACCTGCATGTCCGCGGGTACAAGGAAGAAGGCACCACGACAACGCCGTTCGACATGGTCGTCCGCAACGACCTCGACCGCTTCCACCTCGCGCTCGACGTCATCGACCGGGTGCCGGGTCTCGGGCAGCGCGCCGCCGACGTACGCCAGTGGCTCATCGACCAGCGGGCCCGTCACCACGCTTACATCCTCGAGCACGGCGAGGACCTGCCCGAGATCCGTAACTGGCACTGGCGAAGGAGGCCGGCATGA
- a CDS encoding universal stress protein, with protein sequence MTVAVGIDGRPDCENAIRWGASEAAARGVPLHLVHAFVWAEFRVPLGPSDTAPGLRAQADQIIAAAVELAQKFSPGVPVTGTRVDGFPPAVLLAESRTADLIVIGSRVTGRLLGLVVSSTGVELSAHAHCPLVVVRPTEDALPGSLVVIGYDGSPAAGAAVEFGLEYARRHQLPARIVTVLDGEDDDHDLHAAVRPYARKAELIEVTGHPSEMLLEWSADAQLLVVGSRGHGGFAGLLLGSVSQTILNQSPCPVAIIPRAAIESPP encoded by the coding sequence ATGACAGTTGCCGTAGGCATCGATGGTCGCCCCGACTGCGAGAACGCGATCCGTTGGGGTGCGTCCGAGGCCGCCGCGCGCGGAGTACCTCTGCACCTGGTGCACGCGTTCGTCTGGGCCGAGTTCCGCGTGCCACTCGGCCCGAGCGACACGGCACCGGGGCTCCGCGCCCAGGCCGACCAGATCATCGCCGCGGCCGTCGAGCTGGCACAGAAGTTCTCGCCCGGGGTGCCGGTCACGGGAACCAGAGTCGACGGCTTCCCGCCGGCGGTGCTGCTCGCGGAGTCGAGGACGGCCGACCTGATCGTGATCGGCAGCCGCGTCACCGGGCGCCTGCTCGGTCTGGTGGTCAGCTCGACGGGTGTCGAGCTGTCCGCACATGCGCATTGCCCCCTGGTCGTCGTACGACCGACCGAGGACGCGCTCCCAGGCAGCCTCGTGGTGATCGGGTACGACGGTTCGCCGGCCGCCGGCGCCGCAGTCGAATTCGGTCTCGAGTACGCCCGGAGGCATCAGTTACCGGCCCGGATCGTCACGGTCCTGGACGGCGAGGACGACGACCACGACCTGCACGCCGCGGTCCGCCCGTACGCGCGCAAGGCCGAGCTGATCGAGGTCACCGGTCATCCGTCCGAGATGCTGCTGGAATGGTCGGCCGACGCACAACTGCTGGTCGTCGGATCGCGGGGACACGGTGGGTTCGCCGGCCTCCTGCTCGGATCGGTGAGCCAGACCATACTGAATCAGTCGCCCTGCCCGGTCGCGATCATCCCCCGTGCAGCGATCGAAAGTCCTCCGTAG
- a CDS encoding flavodoxin domain-containing protein gives MSKKVLVAYASKMGATAGIAKAIGDELRAHGHSVDVLDVAQVKDIEPYDAVVLGSALYIRRWRRTAVRFLRHNVEELRKRQVWLFHSGPVGPDKDEEQTMPSAVAHLAHEIGATPAVTFAGRLEPDTAKGFLARRLASGSLAGDSRDWDKIKAWAADISAAIEATRRSTWHRPTRPADYYLG, from the coding sequence ATGTCCAAGAAGGTACTGGTCGCCTACGCGAGCAAGATGGGCGCGACCGCCGGCATCGCCAAGGCGATCGGTGACGAGCTGCGTGCACACGGACACAGCGTCGACGTGCTCGACGTCGCGCAGGTCAAGGACATCGAGCCGTACGACGCCGTCGTACTCGGCAGCGCACTGTACATCCGCCGCTGGCGGAGGACGGCCGTCCGCTTCCTTCGCCACAACGTCGAGGAGCTCCGCAAGCGCCAGGTCTGGCTGTTCCACAGCGGCCCGGTCGGCCCCGACAAGGACGAGGAGCAGACGATGCCGTCGGCTGTCGCCCACCTCGCCCACGAGATCGGCGCAACGCCGGCGGTGACTTTCGCCGGCCGTCTCGAACCTGACACCGCCAAAGGCTTCCTGGCCCGCCGCCTCGCGAGCGGCAGCCTGGCCGGCGACTCCCGCGACTGGGACAAGATCAAAGCCTGGGCCGCGGACATCAGCGCCGCCATCGAAGCCACCCGCCGCAGTACCTGGCACCGTCCGACCCGCCCGGCCGACTACTACCTCGGCTGA
- a CDS encoding cyclase family protein, which yields MPTQDDVLGYFDTLSNWGRWGDDELGTLNHITDDVRLAAARAVRHGRSVSCGWEVAVPEEMERSTTACPCAADMPGAEHMPTAFHNDRRWGFSNERLGIFFHGNTITHIDSPCHLFWDGKMYNGRSHSLVDAATGSAWAAVTAAADGIITRGVLLDVARVRDVPWLEPGEGVFPDDLEEAERRQGVQVRPGDAVLLRTGYGRARHEAGVAGGITQAGWHASCLPWLQERGVALIGADTPQDVQPSGYDGVLMPVHAVSLVAMGLWLLDNCDLEMCATTAVELGQWDFQLAVAPVRFAGTSGSPVNPIATF from the coding sequence ATGCCAACGCAGGACGACGTGCTCGGGTACTTCGACACACTGTCGAACTGGGGACGGTGGGGCGACGACGAGCTCGGCACCCTGAACCACATCACCGACGACGTCCGGCTGGCCGCGGCGAGGGCCGTGCGCCACGGCCGGAGCGTGTCGTGTGGCTGGGAGGTCGCCGTACCGGAAGAGATGGAGCGGTCGACGACGGCGTGCCCGTGTGCCGCCGACATGCCGGGCGCCGAGCACATGCCGACCGCATTCCACAACGACCGGCGCTGGGGCTTCTCGAACGAGCGGCTCGGCATCTTCTTCCACGGCAACACGATCACGCACATCGACTCGCCCTGCCACCTGTTCTGGGACGGGAAGATGTACAACGGTCGGTCGCACTCGTTGGTCGACGCTGCAACAGGATCGGCGTGGGCTGCCGTCACAGCGGCGGCGGACGGGATCATCACGCGGGGTGTCCTGCTGGACGTGGCGCGGGTTCGCGATGTGCCGTGGCTGGAACCGGGTGAGGGTGTGTTTCCCGATGATCTCGAGGAGGCCGAGCGTCGTCAGGGTGTGCAGGTGCGACCCGGCGATGCGGTCCTCCTGCGGACCGGCTATGGCCGGGCTCGGCACGAAGCCGGTGTGGCCGGCGGTATAACGCAGGCCGGCTGGCACGCGTCCTGCCTGCCGTGGCTGCAGGAACGCGGGGTCGCGCTGATCGGCGCTGACACTCCTCAGGACGTTCAGCCGTCGGGGTACGACGGCGTGTTGATGCCGGTTCATGCCGTGAGCCTCGTGGCGATGGGTCTCTGGCTGCTGGACAACTGCGACCTGGAGATGTGCGCCACGACAGCTGTTGAGCTCGGCCAGTGGGACTTCCAGCTCGCGGTCGCGCCGGTCCGGTTCGCGGGTACGTCCGGCAGCCCGGTCAACCCGATCGCCACCTTCTGA
- a CDS encoding response regulator: MLKRAPVRVGYGVMPKETVMTIKVFLLDDHEVVRLGLHQLLDAEPDIEVVGDASTAAEAIARIPAVRPDVAVLDVRLPDGDGITVCREVRSQMDEPPACLMLTSFSDDEALFTAIMAGAAGYLLKQIHGQALVDAVRRLAAGESLLDPSMTVKVLERLRHPTETEDPRYASLTEQERRILAEIAEGKTNRQIAQSLFLAEKTVKNYVSSLLRKLNLERRTEAAVFAIEHTKKQPHD, from the coding sequence ATGCTGAAGCGGGCGCCGGTCCGGGTGGGGTACGGCGTGATGCCGAAGGAGACGGTCATGACGATCAAGGTGTTCCTGCTCGACGACCATGAGGTGGTGCGGCTCGGGCTGCATCAGTTGCTCGATGCGGAGCCGGACATCGAGGTCGTCGGTGACGCCTCGACCGCGGCGGAGGCGATCGCGCGGATCCCCGCCGTACGCCCCGACGTCGCCGTCCTGGACGTCCGGCTGCCCGACGGCGACGGGATCACCGTCTGCCGGGAGGTCCGCTCGCAGATGGACGAGCCGCCGGCCTGCCTGATGCTGACCTCGTTCTCGGACGACGAGGCGCTGTTCACCGCGATCATGGCCGGCGCCGCCGGGTACCTGCTGAAGCAGATCCACGGCCAGGCGCTGGTCGACGCGGTACGCCGTCTCGCCGCCGGTGAATCGCTGCTGGACCCGAGCATGACGGTCAAGGTGCTGGAACGCCTGCGGCACCCCACCGAAACCGAGGACCCGCGGTACGCGTCGTTGACCGAGCAGGAACGCCGCATCCTCGCCGAGATCGCCGAGGGCAAGACCAACCGCCAGATCGCCCAATCCCTCTTCCTCGCCGAGAAGACCGTCAAGAACTACGTCTCCTCCCTGCTCCGCAAACTCAACCTCGAGCGCCGCACCGAAGCCGCCGTCTTCGCCATCGAACACACCAAGAAGCAGCCCCACGACTGA
- a CDS encoding helix-turn-helix domain-containing protein, with product MDLETTGRQSDLGTRIRHRRQALGLTIAEVAERTALTAERVEHIETRPFALTGAELVRLAHALDISVIDLTRSDPPRRSRHTPVVPVLEPMRKEECTQLINSGDVGRIAYDGVDGLVVLPVTYCTLGELILFRTASDSAVAQFDLDPIAFELDAVDEGMHDGWSVLVNGTVRPAEDQEIDAVRNHLEPWAGGTRDSYMAIQPHRVTGRRIRSW from the coding sequence ATGGACCTTGAGACCACCGGTCGCCAGAGCGACCTCGGCACCCGGATCCGGCACCGCCGGCAGGCTCTCGGCCTGACCATCGCGGAAGTCGCCGAACGGACCGCGCTGACAGCGGAACGCGTCGAGCACATCGAGACCCGCCCGTTCGCCCTCACCGGCGCCGAGCTGGTCCGGCTCGCGCATGCCCTCGACATCAGTGTCATCGATCTGACCAGGAGCGACCCACCGAGACGTTCCCGGCACACACCCGTCGTACCCGTCCTCGAACCCATGCGCAAAGAAGAGTGCACCCAGCTGATCAACAGCGGCGATGTCGGCCGGATCGCGTACGACGGCGTCGACGGCCTCGTCGTGCTCCCGGTGACCTACTGCACGCTGGGCGAGCTGATCCTGTTCCGCACCGCGTCCGACAGCGCGGTCGCGCAGTTCGACCTCGACCCGATCGCTTTCGAGCTCGACGCCGTCGACGAAGGCATGCACGACGGCTGGAGCGTCCTGGTCAACGGCACCGTCCGCCCGGCCGAGGACCAGGAGATCGATGCCGTCCGCAACCACCTCGAGCCCTGGGCCGGCGGCACCCGCGACAGCTACATGGCCATCCAGCCCCACCGCGTCACCGGCCGCCGCATCCGCTCCTGGTGA